In the genome of Vicia villosa cultivar HV-30 ecotype Madison, WI linkage group LG7, Vvil1.0, whole genome shotgun sequence, one region contains:
- the LOC131621049 gene encoding large ribosomal subunit protein uL13w — MVSGSGACAKRVVVDARHHMLGRLASIVAKELLNGQKVVVVRCEEICISGGLVRQKMKYMRFLRKRMNTKPSHGPIHFRAPSKIFWRTLRGMIPHKTKRGEAALARLKVYEGIPPPYDKIKRMVVPDALKVLRLQKGHKYCHLGQLSSEVGWNYYDTIKELEKKRKERSALVYERKKQLNKLRVKAEKIVEEKLGTQLEILAPVKY, encoded by the exons ATGGTGTCAGGTTCCGGCGCATGCGCAAAGAGAGTCGTGGTGGACGCTCGCCACCACATGCTCGGTCGCTTAGCATCGATCGTAGCGAAGGAGCTTCTGAACGGACAGAAAGTTGTGGTTGTTAGATGCGAAGAGATTTGCATCTCCGGTGGCCTCGTCAGGCAGAAAATGAAGTATATGAGGTTTCTGAGGAAGCGGATGAACACTAAGCCTTCTCATGGTCCCATTCATTTCCGTGCTCCGTCGAAGATTTTCTGGAGGACTCTTCGAGG aatGATCCCACATAAGACAAAGCGTGGGGAAGCTGCTCTTGCTcgtttgaaggtttatgaaggTATTCCACCTCCATATGACAAGATCAAGAGAATGGTCGTCCCGGATGCACTTAA GGTATTGAGGCTTCAGAAGGGACACAAATATTGTCATCTTGGCCAACTGTCATCTGAAGTTGGCTGGAATTATTATGATACCATTAAG GAattggaaaagaagagaaaggaaAGATCAGCATTggtttatgaaagaaagaagCAGCTCAATAAGTTAAGGGTGAAAGCTGAGAAAATTGTGGAAGAGAAGCTTGGCACCCAACTCGAAATTCTTGCTCCTGTCAAGTACTGA